The following are from one region of the Aquirufa lenticrescens genome:
- a CDS encoding complex I subunit 1/NuoH family protein, producing the protein MWIALIVCLLLLTVNVVIGVYVERKLSAFMQDRLGPMEVGKWGLLQVFADLLKLFQKEDIVPENAQKRLFLFAPWIIFLSVFGAFAVIPLSSGTFLQGSQTEMGLMLLMGIVSLDSLGILLAGWTSNNKYSLLGAIRSAAQLVSYEIPLGLTILCVVLISGSLNLQDISLQQGIFAAEPQYLFGLKGLGIDVTQAGGFLSWNVVRMPLFFFLFIIYFIASLAEANRAPFDIPEAESELVGGFHTEYAGMRWALLFLSEYGMMLLVSVLGVILFWGSWYSPFPNFGTVRLADWTNGKPGTIYATLIGFVWLMLKAYILIALQMWIRWTLPRLRVDQLMYLCWKVLTPFALIFVAISALWSLLM; encoded by the coding sequence ATGTGGATCGCTCTGATCGTTTGTTTGCTTTTGTTGACCGTAAATGTCGTGATAGGCGTTTATGTGGAGCGGAAGTTATCTGCTTTTATGCAGGATCGATTAGGGCCCATGGAAGTGGGAAAATGGGGTTTGCTCCAAGTTTTTGCGGATCTATTGAAGTTATTCCAAAAGGAGGATATCGTCCCTGAAAATGCCCAAAAACGTTTGTTTCTCTTTGCACCATGGATTATTTTCTTGTCCGTTTTTGGCGCTTTTGCGGTCATTCCGTTGAGTTCTGGTACTTTCTTGCAAGGCAGTCAAACCGAGATGGGATTGATGCTCTTGATGGGTATTGTTTCTTTAGATAGTTTAGGGATTTTATTAGCGGGTTGGACTTCAAATAATAAGTATTCTTTATTAGGTGCGATTCGTTCTGCGGCGCAATTGGTTTCGTATGAGATTCCGTTGGGATTAACCATTTTGTGTGTGGTTTTGATTTCTGGCTCCTTGAATTTACAGGACATTTCTTTGCAACAAGGAATATTTGCAGCAGAACCTCAATACCTGTTTGGTTTAAAAGGATTGGGTATTGATGTGACACAAGCTGGCGGTTTCTTAAGCTGGAATGTGGTGCGGATGCCTTTGTTTTTCTTCTTATTCATCATTTATTTCATTGCCTCATTAGCAGAAGCGAATCGGGCGCCATTTGATATTCCAGAAGCTGAATCAGAATTAGTAGGCGGTTTTCATACCGAATATGCCGGAATGCGCTGGGCTTTGTTATTCTTGTCAGAGTATGGAATGATGCTTTTGGTGAGCGTATTGGGAGTTATTTTATTCTGGGGATCTTGGTATTCTCCCTTCCCTAATTTCGGAACTGTTCGTTTAGCGGATTGGACGAATGGTAAGCCAGGAACGATTTATGCTACCCTGATTGGTTTTGTTTGGTTAATGTTGAAAGCCTATATTTTGATTGCTCTTCAAATGTGGATTCGTTGGACCTTACCTCGTCTAAGGGTTGATCAATTAATGTATTTGTGTTGGAAAGTCCTGACCCCCTTTGCCCTGATTTTCGTCGCAATATCTGCGCTTTGGTCGCTACTCATGTAA
- a CDS encoding DMT family transporter, with amino-acid sequence MVALLLTIVFSVLLLVNFRVHAKYNIDTRIAILLNYPVCFLTGYFHQMDAIPFHWPSTGYSLGILGIGVGFVITFLLSGYSTVKNGMAPTSLANNISLVIPVMVNLFIWKTGGELTLSVVAGLLLSFAAIYFCSPSGVGSVQKPVIGALVAVFVAYGITNTAFNYLNAAIVQQVGGSISFTLMLLLGSMATSAIVLVYWSITGGVTWSLRSVLAAIPLGLPNFFSFYFLLKALDAYQQNGAVVLTIYNLGVILLSAVTALVFFKEKLTNKQWVGIGLGCAGIALIIL; translated from the coding sequence ATGGTAGCCCTACTTTTAACTATTGTTTTTTCAGTTTTATTATTGGTGAATTTTCGCGTGCATGCGAAGTATAATATCGATACGAGAATCGCCATTTTGTTGAACTATCCTGTTTGTTTTCTAACCGGCTATTTTCATCAAATGGATGCGATTCCTTTCCACTGGCCCTCTACAGGGTATTCATTGGGTATTTTAGGCATTGGAGTTGGTTTCGTGATTACATTCTTATTATCTGGTTATTCAACCGTGAAAAATGGAATGGCGCCCACTTCTTTAGCGAACAATATCTCCTTAGTGATTCCGGTAATGGTGAATCTCTTTATTTGGAAGACGGGTGGAGAATTGACTTTATCTGTAGTTGCGGGCCTTCTGTTGTCGTTTGCAGCCATTTATTTCTGCAGTCCATCTGGTGTAGGTTCTGTCCAAAAGCCAGTTATTGGGGCTTTGGTTGCCGTCTTTGTGGCCTATGGGATCACGAATACAGCTTTTAATTATTTGAATGCAGCGATCGTACAGCAAGTGGGAGGTAGTATTTCCTTTACCTTGATGTTATTACTTGGCTCGATGGCTACTTCTGCGATTGTCTTGGTCTATTGGTCAATCACTGGTGGGGTTACTTGGTCTCTAAGATCTGTTTTAGCAGCTATTCCTTTAGGTCTTCCGAATTTCTTCTCCTTCTATTTCTTACTAAAAGCCTTAGATGCGTACCAACAAAATGGTGCGGTGGTATTGACTATCTATAATCTAGGGGTTATTTTATTAAGTGCAGTGACCGCGTTAGTTTTCTTCAAAGAAAAGTTGACGAACAAGCAGTGGGTGGGTATTGGGTTGGGGTGCGCTGGTATTGCGTTGATTATATTGTAA
- the hemH gene encoding ferrochelatase, which translates to MIGVLLVNLGTPDDPGTPSVRKYLREFLMDGRVIDIPYPFRYLLVNGIIAPFRAPQSAKIYKELWEERGSPLKFYGEDVCASLAETLGEGYMVRLAMRYQSPDLKSVMSEMQAASLKKLIVIPFFPQYASATTGSVYERVMEIMSDWQIMPSLSMVSYFYQHPIFAKYFADKAANYQKDVDFDYYLFSYHGVPERHIRKGDITKNTCVFGTCCETITEKNHTCYRAQCHETTRLIAKEMGLKPGTFGTAFQSRLGRDPWLQPYTDETIKTLVKEGKKKILAFSPAFVADCLETTIEVGEEYKELFEEAGGEHWQLVESLNNSPEYVALLEDLVKNS; encoded by the coding sequence ATGATCGGTGTTTTATTAGTGAATCTGGGAACTCCAGATGATCCAGGTACCCCTAGTGTACGTAAGTACTTACGGGAGTTTTTGATGGATGGTCGTGTCATTGACATACCGTATCCATTCCGCTACTTATTAGTGAATGGTATCATTGCTCCCTTTAGAGCACCTCAGTCTGCTAAAATCTATAAGGAGTTATGGGAAGAACGTGGTTCTCCCTTGAAGTTTTATGGAGAAGACGTTTGTGCGTCTTTAGCGGAAACCCTAGGTGAGGGCTATATGGTTCGCTTAGCCATGCGTTATCAAAGCCCAGATTTGAAGTCGGTCATGTCAGAAATGCAGGCAGCTAGTCTGAAGAAATTAATTGTTATTCCTTTCTTCCCACAATACGCTTCAGCTACCACAGGTTCCGTCTATGAGCGTGTAATGGAAATTATGTCAGATTGGCAAATTATGCCATCTCTTTCGATGGTAAGCTATTTTTACCAGCATCCGATTTTTGCCAAATATTTTGCAGACAAAGCCGCAAACTACCAAAAGGATGTCGACTTTGATTACTATTTATTCTCCTACCACGGTGTTCCAGAACGCCATATCCGTAAAGGAGATATCACGAAGAATACCTGTGTTTTTGGCACTTGCTGCGAAACCATCACAGAGAAGAACCATACTTGTTACCGGGCACAATGCCATGAGACAACTCGTTTAATTGCGAAGGAGATGGGGTTAAAACCAGGAACTTTTGGCACTGCCTTCCAAAGCCGTTTAGGCCGAGACCCCTGGTTACAACCTTACACAGATGAAACGATTAAAACGCTTGTAAAAGAAGGTAAGAAGAAGATATTAGCCTTCTCTCCAGCTTTCGTAGCGGATTGTCTAGAAACCACGATTGAAGTGGGTGAGGAGTACAAAGAATTATTCGAAGAAGCGGGTGGCGAGCACTGGCAACTAGTAGAGAGTTTGAATAATTCGCCGGAATATGTGGCACTTTTAGAGGACCTTGTAAAGAACTCATAA
- a CDS encoding DUF4249 domain-containing protein: MSLSPKNILFYLFLLGVVTWACVNPIKDFVQIDATSFTTIEADISDDPELSKVRLTSSSNRLTSQLAYPISKAVVTVTDQSGTKTSFTEGIPVGTYYPPKGFVGKVGSTYTLNVKMLTGQTYESTAETMKAVPEIENAITRFETFEQYDKVDVRRAGFTVYLDFKDMPSEGDFYLWNWKHYEKIGFCATCTDGGKYDFKKLDCVQPKFPTDAILNYMCDGNCWDITTNNDLNVFSDVLTNGQRVVGRQVARIPFDNWTPYYFRLEQRSITKNAFAFYQSLISQVQSSGSLFDVPAETRFSLNIKSVTKPTERVLGIFNVFSVRKKIFIIDRRKDIPVGELPIISIIPGDTYACPPGSVGCQDKAPCIESTTRTKITPEGWVF, from the coding sequence ATGTCTTTATCTCCTAAAAATATACTTTTTTACCTGTTTCTGCTTGGCGTAGTGACATGGGCCTGCGTGAATCCTATTAAGGATTTTGTCCAAATCGATGCAACTTCATTTACTACCATTGAAGCGGATATATCGGACGATCCTGAATTGAGTAAGGTGCGTTTAACGAGTTCTTCGAATCGCTTAACCTCCCAATTAGCGTATCCTATTTCGAAAGCAGTGGTAACTGTCACAGATCAAAGTGGAACTAAAACGAGCTTCACAGAAGGCATACCAGTAGGTACTTATTATCCACCGAAAGGTTTTGTAGGAAAAGTAGGGTCTACTTATACGTTGAATGTAAAGATGTTAACAGGCCAAACGTATGAAAGTACGGCCGAAACGATGAAGGCAGTACCTGAAATAGAAAATGCCATCACTCGTTTCGAAACGTTTGAGCAATATGATAAAGTAGACGTGCGTCGTGCTGGATTTACCGTTTATTTGGATTTTAAGGATATGCCTTCAGAGGGAGATTTTTACCTTTGGAACTGGAAGCATTACGAGAAAATTGGTTTCTGTGCAACTTGTACGGATGGTGGGAAATATGATTTCAAAAAGTTGGATTGTGTCCAACCTAAATTCCCAACGGATGCCATTTTGAATTATATGTGTGATGGAAATTGCTGGGATATTACCACTAATAATGATTTGAATGTATTCTCTGATGTATTAACAAATGGACAGCGTGTGGTAGGACGTCAAGTGGCTCGTATTCCTTTCGATAATTGGACGCCTTATTATTTCCGTTTAGAGCAACGTTCAATCACTAAAAATGCATTTGCATTTTATCAATCCTTGATCTCGCAAGTACAGTCTTCAGGATCCCTATTTGATGTGCCGGCAGAGACTCGTTTCAGCTTAAATATTAAGTCTGTCACTAAGCCTACTGAACGTGTTTTAGGAATATTTAATGTCTTTTCTGTACGTAAGAAGATCTTTATTATTGACCGCAGAAAGGATATTCCTGTAGGAGAATTACCTATCATATCCATCATTCCAGGTGATACCTATGCTTGTCCTCCTGGATCTGTAGGTTGCCAAGATAAGGCGCCTTGCATAGAATCTACCACTAGAACAAAAATTACTCCCGAAGGTTGGGTATTCTAG
- a CDS encoding TonB-dependent receptor has translation MIKLLSRVLCLGLLFVLSHQSIAQTTSLPAIFGKVIDASTGEPLKGADISVDFKKSGVTTDTSGNFKVHVPYGEWVIKVSYVGYNPYRTKIYVKANTELNVELNNVTKQLEEVIVSSAATKRDIQTPSLGVTVLSLKGIKKLPTMMGEVDVIRSLQSLPGVSSVGEGANGLNIRGSNVDQNLIYIDDTPIFNPTHMFGLFSVFASDAIRDLELYKGGVPSRFGGRTASVLDIKMIEPNTDKFKMQGGIGLVSNRVMAEIPIIKEKLSVLVAGRLSVNDFMFKWFAPDYLKNLRANFSDVATKIYYRPNTKNTISLSTYLSHDYYRVDSLFSIENVVAKQTSFNYGHKNVALHWNHYFSPKLNMMVSGSLTDYSTKTFAPDTVNTIDLNSSILYRNMTASFDYQPRENHKMNFGITGTRYDIDPGNLNEGVVSRVATVKLPLEQSYELGVFADDEWTISPKFTVQAGLRYSQYYRMGAGTINEYVPGQVPSLNSIVKKTNYADGEVMASYGGLEPRLTMKYSLAENTTMKFGYNRQQQFFQLLSNNTTPLPTSRWKTADTFIKPQQSNFLSLGLFKTFNENVYEASIETYYRDVRNTLDFVSGANLQLNPNIETQLITGKSKAYGMELMMQKKKGEVSGWVSYTYARAFNQMIGDYPEVQAINGGEWFATNYDKPHTFNMMLNIQPTTHHSFSFTLAYNTGRPFSSPSGSYEIGGKKFPVFAERNNDRVRDYHRLDFSWTINNPSMKKQRWEGSWVFTIYNLYGRQNPYSVFFKSTKNGLRAYELSVFASPFISLTYNFKFL, from the coding sequence ATGATCAAACTCTTATCCAGAGTCCTTTGCCTTGGACTTCTATTTGTCCTTTCGCATCAAAGCATTGCACAAACTACCTCGCTTCCGGCCATTTTCGGTAAAGTAATCGATGCCTCTACAGGCGAGCCATTAAAAGGAGCCGATATTTCAGTCGATTTTAAAAAGTCAGGCGTAACTACGGATACCTCAGGAAACTTCAAAGTGCACGTTCCCTATGGGGAATGGGTGATCAAAGTGAGTTATGTAGGTTATAATCCCTACCGAACTAAAATTTACGTGAAAGCGAATACAGAGTTAAACGTTGAGTTAAATAACGTGACAAAGCAATTAGAGGAGGTTATTGTCTCGAGTGCTGCGACGAAGCGAGATATTCAGACACCTTCTTTGGGAGTAACCGTATTAAGTTTAAAAGGAATTAAGAAGTTACCTACCATGATGGGTGAGGTGGATGTGATACGCAGTTTACAATCATTACCTGGGGTTTCTTCCGTAGGTGAGGGCGCGAATGGCTTGAATATTCGGGGTTCGAATGTGGACCAAAACCTAATTTACATCGATGATACTCCTATATTTAACCCTACCCACATGTTTGGTTTGTTCTCGGTCTTTGCGTCAGACGCGATTCGGGATTTAGAATTGTATAAAGGCGGGGTTCCGTCTCGTTTTGGAGGTCGTACCGCTTCGGTTTTGGACATTAAAATGATCGAACCGAATACAGATAAGTTCAAAATGCAAGGCGGTATCGGCTTAGTTTCAAACCGGGTAATGGCTGAAATTCCCATCATTAAGGAAAAATTATCTGTTTTAGTGGCAGGACGTCTTTCTGTTAACGACTTTATGTTTAAATGGTTTGCCCCTGATTATTTAAAAAACCTACGTGCGAATTTCTCTGATGTAGCGACGAAGATCTATTATCGTCCTAATACAAAGAATACGATTTCATTATCTACCTATTTAAGCCACGATTACTACCGAGTAGACTCCTTGTTCAGTATTGAAAACGTAGTGGCGAAGCAAACTTCCTTTAATTATGGTCACAAGAATGTAGCTTTACATTGGAATCACTACTTCTCACCTAAGTTAAATATGATGGTGAGTGGATCCCTAACGGATTACTCAACCAAGACTTTTGCACCAGATACGGTGAATACGATTGACTTAAACTCATCGATCTTATATCGCAATATGACGGCTAGTTTCGATTACCAGCCGCGCGAAAATCACAAAATGAATTTTGGTATTACGGGAACTCGCTATGATATCGACCCAGGTAATTTGAATGAGGGAGTTGTTTCCAGGGTTGCGACCGTTAAATTACCTTTAGAGCAGTCTTATGAATTAGGTGTATTTGCGGATGATGAATGGACAATTAGTCCGAAATTTACGGTGCAAGCTGGTCTACGCTATTCTCAATATTACCGAATGGGAGCAGGGACAATTAATGAATATGTTCCTGGACAAGTTCCCTCGTTGAATTCAATTGTAAAGAAAACAAATTATGCTGATGGAGAGGTAATGGCCTCGTATGGTGGTTTGGAGCCTCGTTTGACGATGAAATACTCGTTAGCGGAGAATACCACGATGAAATTTGGCTATAATCGCCAGCAGCAATTTTTCCAATTATTATCGAATAACACTACGCCTTTGCCTACTTCACGTTGGAAGACAGCAGATACATTTATAAAGCCACAACAGAGTAATTTTCTGTCTTTAGGTTTATTTAAAACTTTCAATGAAAATGTCTACGAGGCTTCTATTGAGACCTATTATCGAGACGTGAGAAATACATTGGATTTCGTTTCTGGAGCTAATCTTCAGTTGAATCCCAATATTGAGACCCAATTGATTACGGGTAAAAGCAAGGCCTATGGGATGGAATTAATGATGCAGAAGAAAAAAGGGGAAGTATCTGGTTGGGTATCTTATACGTATGCTAGAGCCTTTAATCAAATGATCGGAGATTATCCTGAAGTGCAGGCAATCAATGGGGGAGAGTGGTTTGCGACAAATTACGACAAGCCACACACATTCAATATGATGTTGAATATTCAACCCACAACGCACCATAGTTTCTCCTTTACGTTAGCATACAATACGGGACGTCCTTTTTCGTCTCCATCTGGATCGTATGAAATTGGTGGAAAGAAATTTCCCGTGTTTGCAGAACGCAATAATGACCGCGTAAGAGATTACCATCGCTTAGATTTCTCTTGGACGATCAATAATCCATCCATGAAAAAGCAACGCTGGGAAGGTAGCTGGGTATTTACGATCTATAATTTATATGGTCGTCAAAACCCTTACTCCGTCTTCTTCAAATCAACTAAGAATGGGTTGAGAGCTTATGAATTAAGCGTTTTCGCCTCTCCATTTATCTCGTTAACCTACAATTTCAAATTCTTGTAA
- a CDS encoding trans-sulfuration enzyme family protein — protein MQKQTKAIRIQAERSQNREHSVPLYLTSSFTFEDAEQGRAIFADEMAGNIYSRYMNPNVDEFVEKMNMLENAEDGIAFSTGMAAIFASMAGLLKAGDHVVASNALFGSCIQILTKITAKWGIECTFVPGADINAWKAAIKPNTKFLFCESPSNPGLELIDLKELAALKEGKELILAVDNCFATPILQTPLDLGADLVIHSATKYIDGQGRVLGGVICGKKVYIDEIRFFARHTGPSMSPFNAWVLSKSLELLDLRLQKHSENAMALAEALEGHKALNNVKYPYLKSHPQYELAKRQMKYGGGILTIDVKGGFEKVVTLSKLLKIASISPNLGDTRTIITHPASTTHSKLPAEEKAALGITDGLVRVAVGLESIEDLKADFLQALNQIS, from the coding sequence CCATTCGTATTCAAGCCGAAAGATCTCAAAACCGAGAGCATTCGGTGCCATTATACTTGACTTCTAGCTTCACATTTGAGGATGCGGAACAGGGGAGAGCAATATTCGCGGACGAAATGGCGGGTAATATCTATTCACGTTATATGAATCCCAATGTGGATGAGTTCGTAGAAAAGATGAATATGCTGGAGAATGCAGAAGATGGAATTGCCTTTTCTACGGGAATGGCAGCGATTTTTGCATCGATGGCTGGTCTTTTAAAAGCGGGCGATCACGTGGTTGCGTCCAATGCTTTGTTTGGTTCTTGCATTCAGATTTTGACAAAGATTACCGCGAAATGGGGTATCGAATGCACCTTTGTTCCGGGTGCAGATATTAATGCTTGGAAAGCGGCCATTAAGCCTAATACGAAATTTTTATTTTGTGAATCCCCTTCTAATCCAGGTTTAGAGCTGATTGATTTGAAAGAATTAGCAGCTTTGAAAGAAGGAAAAGAATTGATTTTAGCCGTCGACAACTGTTTTGCGACGCCTATCTTACAAACTCCATTGGATCTAGGAGCTGATTTAGTGATTCACTCAGCGACGAAATATATTGACGGCCAAGGTCGTGTGTTAGGTGGCGTTATCTGTGGAAAGAAAGTATATATCGACGAGATTCGCTTCTTTGCGCGCCATACGGGTCCTTCCATGTCTCCATTCAATGCTTGGGTGTTGTCTAAGAGTTTGGAATTATTGGATTTAAGATTGCAGAAGCATTCTGAAAATGCGATGGCCTTAGCGGAAGCCTTGGAAGGACATAAAGCCTTGAATAATGTCAAATACCCTTATTTAAAATCACATCCGCAATATGAATTAGCGAAACGCCAGATGAAGTACGGCGGAGGAATTCTTACAATTGATGTAAAAGGTGGATTTGAAAAGGTGGTGACCTTAAGTAAGCTATTAAAAATCGCTTCCATCTCACCTAATTTAGGAGATACACGGACGATTATCACGCACCCAGCTTCTACAACGCATTCTAAATTACCAGCGGAAGAGAAAGCGGCTTTAGGCATTACGGATGGTTTAGTTCGCGTGGCCGTAGGATTAGAGTCTATTGAGGACTTAAAAGCAGATTTCTTACAAGCCCTTAATCAAATAAGCTAA
- a CDS encoding YicC/YloC family endoribonuclease — protein sequence MIYSMTGFGKSQKELQDLQIRVEVKSLNSKFTDIFCRVPKSLSAKEIDIRNYLTQQLERGKMELNLHIQKNNENVEQSILPQGQIATYFTELKRFASELGISNIDENALYLQAMSMPSLNSPDHSQDNEEEIEALWKVVFEAVQEAVKECKEFRAREGKVVEDKFREYIASIKSGLAQVLEQDKIRMPGIRERMRNALLELGLKEDFDKNRFEQEVVYYIEKFDISEEKVRLATHLDYFIEILEEGNGKKLNFMAQEIGREINTIGSKANDSTIQRLVVNMKDELEKIKEQTANVL from the coding sequence ATGATCTACTCCATGACGGGCTTTGGAAAATCCCAAAAAGAACTCCAAGACCTGCAAATCCGTGTCGAAGTTAAAAGTCTAAACTCGAAGTTTACGGATATCTTTTGCCGTGTTCCTAAATCGCTTTCAGCCAAAGAAATCGACATCCGCAATTACCTTACGCAGCAATTAGAACGCGGTAAAATGGAGCTGAATCTGCACATTCAAAAAAACAACGAGAACGTTGAACAAAGCATCCTTCCTCAAGGTCAAATAGCCACCTATTTCACAGAATTAAAGCGCTTCGCCTCTGAATTAGGCATCTCGAACATTGACGAAAATGCCTTGTATTTACAGGCTATGTCGATGCCCAGTTTGAACTCTCCGGATCATTCGCAAGACAACGAAGAGGAAATCGAAGCACTTTGGAAAGTAGTTTTTGAAGCCGTCCAAGAAGCAGTAAAAGAATGCAAGGAGTTCCGTGCCCGGGAGGGGAAAGTCGTGGAAGACAAATTCCGTGAATACATCGCTTCAATCAAATCAGGACTAGCGCAAGTGCTAGAACAAGATAAAATCAGAATGCCAGGTATCCGTGAGCGGATGCGAAATGCCCTTTTGGAACTTGGCTTGAAAGAAGATTTTGATAAAAATCGCTTCGAACAAGAGGTCGTTTATTACATCGAGAAATTTGATATCTCCGAAGAAAAAGTACGCCTAGCGACTCACCTAGATTACTTCATTGAAATTCTAGAAGAAGGCAACGGAAAAAAACTCAACTTTATGGCCCAAGAAATTGGCCGTGAGATCAATACCATCGGCTCAAAGGCAAACGATTCCACCATTCAGCGATTAGTCGTGAATATGAAAGACGAGCTGGAGAAGATTAAGGAGCAGACCGCAAACGTTTTATAA